The Mucilaginibacter yixingensis genome window below encodes:
- a CDS encoding ferredoxin--NADP reductase encodes MPELIVENIIRLAVDTATFQLRPADGQPLHYKSGQFITLIFGHHNEELRRSYSISSSPDEPLLSITVKRVPNGELSRFLLSHTKPGDRWNVAEPTGKFVLDGNEDKNLFFFAAGSGITPVFAQLKYLLNRPGQSKLTLIYSNRNANGILFKDELQAMEEQHPDRLKVIHFLSDEARRLNNYVIEQLLRPSADKLDRMAFYLCGPFDYMRMVRLSLTYMGVAAEQIRKENFVVDTVAVSSFLPAFAPHKVQIIYKGETYNITAGENQSILQAALQNKINIPYSCRVGICSACSAICSSGKVQMTANEVITPADEAKGWVLTCTGYALDDDVVIRYE; translated from the coding sequence ATGCCTGAACTGATTGTAGAAAACATCATTCGCCTTGCGGTAGATACGGCCACTTTTCAGCTGCGCCCTGCGGATGGGCAGCCGCTGCATTATAAATCGGGGCAGTTTATTACGCTGATATTTGGTCATCATAATGAGGAGTTGCGCCGGTCATATTCCATCAGCTCATCACCTGATGAACCCTTGCTCAGCATCACCGTAAAACGGGTACCCAACGGCGAGCTTTCGCGTTTTCTGCTCAGCCATACCAAACCCGGCGACCGCTGGAACGTGGCCGAACCAACCGGCAAGTTTGTACTGGATGGTAACGAGGATAAAAACCTTTTCTTCTTCGCGGCAGGCAGTGGCATTACACCCGTATTTGCCCAGCTGAAATACCTGCTCAACAGGCCGGGACAAAGCAAACTTACGCTCATCTACAGTAATCGCAATGCTAACGGCATTCTATTTAAAGATGAATTGCAGGCGATGGAGGAACAACATCCAGATCGGCTTAAAGTAATTCATTTTTTAAGCGATGAAGCGCGACGCCTGAATAATTACGTCATAGAGCAATTGCTTCGCCCCTCTGCTGACAAGCTGGACCGTATGGCCTTTTATCTCTGCGGTCCGTTTGATTATATGCGCATGGTACGGTTATCGCTCACTTACATGGGCGTAGCGGCGGAACAGATCCGTAAAGAGAATTTTGTGGTAGATACCGTGGCGGTAAGCAGCTTTCTTCCGGCTTTTGCGCCACATAAGGTGCAAATCATTTACAAAGGCGAGACTTATAACATTACAGCGGGCGAGAATCAATCCATCTTACAGGCTGCTTTGCAGAATAAGATCAACATCCCTTACAGTTGTCGGGTAGGCATTTGCTCGGCCTGCTCAGCCATTTGCAGCAGCGGCAAAGTGCAGATGACGGCAAACGAAGTCATCACCCCGGCAGATGAAGCCAAGGGCTGGGTGCTTACCTGCACCGGCTATGCGCTGGATGATGATGTGGTGATACGGTATGAGTAA
- a CDS encoding multiheme c-type cytochrome, whose product MKQKKLLIPLLAALLPAMVMLNNCRRKSPSADPRGPAYAGAQSCESCHKEVYNSYIHTAHYFTSHTVSRSSMHGNFSPGFNSLVLAGGRQIAAQRIHNDFYQVGYEDGRQTEAHQMDLAIGGVKAETYLYWKNNQLFELPLTWFNGLHSWVNSPGYAPDQINFDRPVAMRCLECHGSYIKQAEQLTLRGSLNSYDRKSLIAGIDCERCHGPAAQHVVYHEDHPEEKQAHFIGVFSKMSRARKLDACAVCHGGNNERFITSAFNFKTGDTLANFKEPGFDNTPANAATLDVHGNQNGLLAGSKCFLMSNMDCTTCHDTHVSQRNQVVLFADKCMQCHNTANHNNCKMAGGMDAGVMKSKCIDCHMPAMPSDQIGVQTATQKKALPYLVRTHRIAVYADEAKKILAFVRQGRH is encoded by the coding sequence ATGAAGCAGAAAAAGCTGTTGATTCCCTTGCTGGCGGCGCTATTACCCGCCATGGTGATGCTGAACAACTGTCGCCGGAAAAGCCCTTCGGCAGATCCGCGTGGACCGGCTTATGCCGGGGCGCAAAGTTGTGAGAGTTGCCACAAAGAGGTATATAACTCTTACATCCATACGGCGCATTACTTTACCAGTCATACGGTAAGTAGGTCATCCATGCATGGTAATTTCAGCCCGGGGTTTAACAGCTTAGTACTTGCCGGCGGGCGGCAGATTGCCGCCCAGCGAATCCATAACGATTTTTACCAGGTGGGTTATGAGGATGGCCGCCAAACAGAGGCGCACCAGATGGATCTGGCCATTGGCGGGGTAAAGGCCGAAACCTATTTGTATTGGAAGAATAACCAGCTGTTTGAACTGCCGCTAACCTGGTTTAACGGGCTGCACAGCTGGGTAAACAGCCCCGGTTATGCGCCGGATCAAATTAATTTTGACAGACCAGTTGCCATGCGTTGCCTGGAGTGCCACGGCAGTTACATTAAACAGGCCGAGCAGTTAACCCTGCGCGGCTCACTCAATAGTTACGACCGGAAAAGCCTGATTGCCGGTATTGATTGCGAGCGCTGCCACGGCCCGGCAGCACAGCATGTGGTTTATCATGAGGATCATCCGGAGGAGAAACAAGCACATTTTATTGGGGTGTTCAGTAAAATGAGTCGCGCCCGAAAGCTGGATGCCTGTGCAGTTTGCCATGGGGGGAATAACGAACGCTTCATTACATCGGCCTTTAATTTTAAAACGGGCGATACGCTGGCCAACTTCAAAGAGCCCGGTTTTGATAACACGCCCGCCAACGCAGCAACGCTGGATGTACATGGAAACCAAAACGGACTGCTGGCCGGCAGCAAATGCTTTTTAATGAGTAATATGGATTGCACCACCTGTCATGATACGCATGTTAGTCAGCGCAACCAGGTGGTGCTTTTTGCTGATAAGTGTATGCAGTGCCATAACACTGCCAATCATAATAACTGCAAAATGGCCGGAGGAATGGACGCCGGTGTGATGAAAAGCAAATGTATAGATTGTCACATGCCAGCCATGCCGTCGGATCAGATAGGCGTGCAAACAGCTACGCAGAAAAAGGCGCTGCCGTACCTGGTGCGCACGCATCGCATTGCAGTGTATGCCGATGAAGCGAAGAAGATTTTGGCGTTTGTGAGACAGGGGCGACATTAG
- a CDS encoding family 16 glycosylhydrolase, whose protein sequence is MQSRPEVQRDIAAPNPGLKMIDVMKKFTWAIGPAMLLLLACSKKADVGDDLPPYQPPVQQVKTYSFDAAPAWSDEFNTDGAPDANKWTYDVGGTGWGNHELEYYTNTTNNANISGGILTITARKESMGGMNYTSSRLVSKTPADLLYGRIEIRAKLPAGRGTWPAIWMLPNDYAYGNWPNSGEIDIMEHVGFDPANVHFSIHDQVNFAGNSKTSTLKIPTYQTDFHTYRADWTPDSIKGYYDDQLVFTYNNPNTGWQMWPFDKSFHILLNLAIGGDWGGSQGVDDTIFPCAMQVDYVRYYKMVTTVK, encoded by the coding sequence ATGCAAAGCAGACCGGAGGTGCAGCGCGATATCGCTGCACCCAACCCCGGTTTAAAAATGATTGATGTTATGAAGAAGTTTACCTGGGCTATTGGCCCTGCTATGCTGCTTTTGCTGGCCTGCTCTAAAAAGGCAGATGTGGGTGATGACTTGCCCCCCTACCAGCCGCCGGTACAGCAGGTAAAAACCTACTCGTTTGATGCTGCCCCTGCCTGGAGCGATGAGTTTAACACCGATGGCGCACCCGATGCCAACAAGTGGACCTATGATGTTGGCGGTACCGGCTGGGGTAACCACGAGTTGGAGTATTATACCAATACCACCAATAACGCCAATATCAGCGGCGGCATACTCACTATTACAGCACGTAAGGAAAGTATGGGCGGGATGAACTACACCTCATCGCGCCTGGTATCAAAAACACCTGCCGATTTGCTGTATGGAAGGATTGAGATCCGCGCTAAGCTACCCGCTGGCCGCGGTACCTGGCCAGCCATCTGGATGTTGCCTAATGATTATGCTTATGGCAACTGGCCAAACTCTGGCGAGATTGATATTATGGAGCACGTGGGCTTTGACCCGGCCAATGTGCATTTCAGTATCCATGACCAGGTGAATTTTGCCGGTAACTCTAAAACCAGTACGTTGAAAATACCCACTTATCAAACCGATTTCCACACCTATCGCGCAGATTGGACGCCCGACAGCATTAAGGGTTATTACGATGACCAACTGGTGTTTACCTATAACAATCCCAACACTGGTTGGCAAATGTGGCCTTTTGACAAGAGTTTCCACATCCTGCTCAACCTGGCCATCGGCGGTGACTGGGGCGGCTCGCAAGGGGTAGACGACACAATTTTTCCATGTGCCATGCAGGTAGATTATGTGCGCTATTATAAAATGGTTACAACGGTGAAGTAA
- a CDS encoding HAD family hydrolase, which translates to MDIKVIAFDADDTLWVNEPYFRKTEEAFFELMSDYLQQRSLERELMKIEIGNLPLYGYGVKGFILSMIEAALKVSDKTISIEVVDRIIQLGKNMLDEPIELLDGVEEVLKTLKGQYRLVVATKGDLLDQERKLRKSNLGHYFHHIEIMSEKDEANYQKLLRHLDIHPHELLMVGNSLKSDVLPVLNIGGHAIHVPYHITWEHEMIENNIEHENFKMVNTISEILPLL; encoded by the coding sequence ATGGATATAAAAGTTATTGCTTTTGATGCCGATGACACCCTTTGGGTGAATGAGCCCTATTTCAGGAAAACCGAAGAGGCCTTTTTTGAGCTGATGAGCGATTATTTGCAACAGCGGTCTTTAGAGCGTGAATTGATGAAGATTGAAATTGGCAACCTGCCACTGTATGGATACGGGGTAAAAGGTTTTATCCTCTCTATGATCGAGGCCGCCCTCAAGGTGTCAGACAAAACCATCAGCATTGAGGTGGTAGACCGCATCATTCAGCTGGGTAAAAATATGCTGGATGAACCGATTGAGCTGCTGGATGGCGTAGAAGAAGTATTGAAAACACTGAAAGGCCAATACCGGCTGGTAGTTGCTACCAAAGGCGATCTGCTCGATCAGGAGCGCAAGCTGCGCAAATCTAACCTGGGGCATTATTTCCATCATATTGAAATTATGTCTGAGAAAGATGAAGCCAACTATCAGAAACTGCTGCGCCATCTGGATATCCACCCGCATGAGCTGCTGATGGTGGGTAATTCCTTAAAATCAGACGTGTTGCCGGTGCTGAATATCGGCGGGCACGCCATCCATGTGCCCTACCACATTACGTGGGAACACGAAATGATTGAAAACAATATTGAACACGAGAACTTTAAAATGGTAAACACCATCAGCGAAATTTTGCCGCTGTTGTAG
- a CDS encoding glycoside hydrolase family 30 beta sandwich domain-containing protein yields the protein MKSIKIYGLAVAVLTMLLWACSKKSVDDGPDSPVTTQPTNPTNPTNPLKSDVALWLTTADKSQLFAKQSTVLNFAATGTGTQTINVDSTVTYQTIDGFGFALTGGSATLLNSLAEPQKTDLLQELFGTADNAIGISYIRITIGASDMSAAAFSYDDVPGDVSLTNFSLDKEKADLIPILQKIIAINPNIKILACPWSAPAWMKTSNSFTGGSLKPENYGPYANYFVKYIQGMKAAGITIDAITPQNEPLNEYNTPAMLFQSADEGAFIKNNLGPAFQAAGISTKIIIYDHNADHPEYATNMLADAATANFVDGSAFHLYGGNVNAIGPVHTAYPAKNLYFTEQATFAGGSFSGDLNWHVGNLVVGATRNWCRNVIEWNLASDPNYGPHTTGGCSTCLGAVTIGSSVARNVSYYIIAHASKFVRPGAVRINSDQSATLLNVAFKNASGSKVLIVLNNTSNAQTFNIKYGAKIVTSTLTGGAVGTYVWN from the coding sequence ATGAAAAGCATAAAAATATATGGCCTGGCAGTAGCAGTGTTGACGATGCTGCTCTGGGCCTGCAGCAAAAAAAGCGTAGATGATGGTCCGGATAGTCCGGTTACTACGCAACCGACCAATCCAACTAATCCAACCAATCCGTTAAAAAGCGATGTGGCGTTGTGGCTCACTACGGCCGATAAATCGCAGCTGTTTGCCAAGCAGAGCACAGTTCTCAATTTTGCGGCGACAGGCACCGGCACACAAACTATCAATGTTGATAGTACGGTTACTTACCAAACCATAGACGGCTTTGGTTTTGCGCTTACCGGCGGCAGTGCCACGTTACTCAACTCGCTGGCCGAACCTCAAAAGACCGATCTGCTGCAAGAACTTTTCGGCACGGCAGATAACGCGATAGGCATCAGTTACATCAGAATCACTATCGGTGCATCTGATATGAGCGCCGCGGCGTTTAGCTATGATGATGTGCCGGGTGATGTATCATTAACCAATTTCAGCCTGGACAAAGAAAAGGCGGATCTGATCCCTATCCTGCAGAAGATCATCGCTATCAATCCTAACATCAAAATACTGGCCTGTCCGTGGAGTGCACCTGCCTGGATGAAAACCAGCAATAGCTTTACCGGCGGCAGCTTGAAGCCGGAGAACTACGGCCCATACGCCAACTATTTTGTAAAATACATTCAGGGGATGAAAGCGGCGGGTATTACCATTGATGCAATTACCCCGCAAAATGAACCATTGAACGAGTACAACACCCCGGCCATGTTGTTCCAATCGGCAGATGAGGGGGCATTTATTAAAAACAACCTCGGTCCGGCGTTTCAAGCGGCTGGCATCAGCACCAAGATTATTATCTATGATCATAATGCAGATCATCCCGAGTATGCCACCAATATGCTGGCAGATGCAGCAACGGCAAATTTTGTAGATGGCTCAGCCTTTCACCTGTACGGTGGAAATGTAAACGCTATTGGTCCGGTGCACACCGCCTACCCTGCCAAAAACCTGTACTTTACCGAGCAGGCCACTTTTGCAGGAGGCAGCTTCAGCGGCGATTTAAACTGGCACGTGGGCAACCTGGTAGTGGGCGCTACCCGTAACTGGTGCCGCAACGTAATTGAATGGAACCTGGCGTCTGACCCTAACTATGGCCCGCATACCACAGGCGGTTGCTCTACTTGCCTAGGCGCAGTGACCATTGGCAGCAGCGTGGCGCGCAATGTATCGTACTACATTATTGCCCATGCCTCTAAATTTGTGCGCCCCGGTGCTGTGCGGATCAACTCAGATCAATCGGCAACATTGCTGAACGTGGCCTTCAAAAATGCATCAGGCTCAAAAGTGCTTATTGTGCTCAATAACACCAGTAATGCGCAAACTTTCAACATAAAATACGGGGCTAAAATAGTGACCAGTACGCTAACCGGTGGCGCGGTAGGTACCTACGTGTGGAACTAA
- a CDS encoding PKD domain-containing protein → MKTKILAIGALLAGVVAMSIYSGCKPEKVSTGNGLTTDNLAANFTVTPIPNKPNYYALKAAEVPGVLGYKWNLGDGGGSAAGKAIDTVFYPDAGAYTITLTTIGKGGGSASSTQNISVATSDPNAGNLVQGGKMQAGDDAKWTHLQISPGVTMAINNGYMWASGGNGGHAAIYQAINVVAGKKYKVDMLVQGSGATDTWFEVYADFAVPVQGQDYPSSNKLISLNTWAGCGKGQFSGKLSAISCSGSGNTFTFTKSGTVYLLIKSGGSNLGTTGIGFTNVEFRGVN, encoded by the coding sequence ATGAAAACAAAAATATTGGCCATTGGCGCCCTGTTGGCCGGGGTTGTGGCTATGAGCATATACAGCGGCTGTAAGCCCGAAAAAGTTTCTACCGGTAACGGCTTGACTACCGATAACCTGGCTGCCAATTTTACGGTAACACCAATACCCAACAAGCCTAACTATTACGCTTTAAAAGCGGCAGAGGTACCAGGTGTGCTGGGCTACAAATGGAATTTAGGCGATGGCGGCGGCTCGGCGGCGGGCAAGGCTATTGATACCGTTTTTTATCCGGATGCGGGCGCCTATACCATCACCCTAACCACTATTGGTAAGGGCGGTGGCTCGGCATCGTCAACCCAAAACATCAGCGTGGCCACGTCTGACCCGAATGCCGGTAACCTGGTACAAGGCGGCAAAATGCAGGCCGGCGATGATGCCAAATGGACGCACCTGCAAATATCGCCGGGCGTAACCATGGCCATCAACAATGGCTATATGTGGGCTTCGGGCGGTAATGGCGGGCACGCGGCCATCTACCAGGCCATTAACGTGGTAGCCGGTAAAAAATATAAAGTAGACATGCTGGTACAAGGCAGCGGCGCTACAGATACCTGGTTTGAAGTGTATGCCGATTTTGCCGTGCCGGTACAAGGGCAGGATTACCCATCATCAAACAAACTGATCTCTTTAAACACCTGGGCCGGCTGTGGCAAGGGGCAGTTTAGCGGCAAGCTATCGGCCATATCATGTTCTGGTAGCGGCAATACCTTCACGTTTACCAAAAGCGGTACCGTTTACCTGCTCATTAAGAGCGGTGGCAGCAACCTGGGCACCACAGGCATTGGCTTTACCAACGTAGAATTTAGAGGAGTTAACTAA
- a CDS encoding flavodoxin reductase, with protein MEHIVRILDIAQVTHNVKAFRVEKPDDYVFEPGQATEVSINQQGWEDEKRPFTFTSLNDQHYLEFTIKGYFDHDGVTNKLHSLVTGDELIVRDIWGAIAYKGEGTFIAGGAGITPFISILRQLHKDGRLQGNQLFFANQTEDDIIYKDELDQMLGNNVQYLLSRAQGSGKYPVGRIDADYLKTHIKDFSQHFYVCGPDEMVKDISDLLTDLGAQPDAVVFEK; from the coding sequence ATGGAACACATTGTTAGAATTCTGGACATTGCGCAGGTTACCCACAATGTAAAAGCCTTCAGGGTAGAAAAGCCCGATGATTACGTTTTTGAACCCGGACAGGCTACCGAGGTATCCATCAATCAGCAGGGGTGGGAGGACGAGAAACGCCCGTTTACCTTTACCAGCCTGAACGATCAACATTACCTGGAGTTTACCATCAAAGGATATTTTGACCACGATGGCGTAACCAACAAACTGCACAGCCTGGTAACTGGCGACGAGCTGATTGTGCGCGATATATGGGGCGCCATTGCCTACAAAGGCGAGGGCACATTTATTGCCGGCGGAGCGGGCATTACGCCATTTATTTCGATACTGCGGCAGTTGCATAAAGATGGGCGTTTGCAAGGCAATCAACTGTTCTTCGCTAATCAAACTGAAGACGATATTATCTACAAAGATGAGCTGGACCAGATGCTGGGCAACAACGTGCAGTATCTGCTGAGCCGCGCGCAAGGATCTGGTAAATACCCTGTCGGACGCATTGATGCTGATTATCTGAAAACTCATATCAAAGATTTTTCCCAGCATTTCTATGTGTGCGGGCCCGATGAAATGGTGAAGGATATCAGCGATTTGCTCACAGACCTTGGTGCACAGCCGGATGCGGTGGTGTTTGAAAAATAG
- a CDS encoding beta-N-acetylhexosaminidase, whose translation MKRFFTLAFSGLISLTAVAQPKPAIIPKPVKMVTKPGSFTLPKTFTICAPAKAADASAYLFKRLMAAGFKVSVKPGATGPVKMMLLTKSDPVIGTEGYYLTSTAQGVVIKANESAGLFYGAQTLMQLLPAAVQGTESASDVKWTIPHVQITDYPRFAWRGLMFDVVRHYFTKAEIKRFIDEMVQYKFNVLHLHLADDEGWRIEIKSLPKLTQIGAWRVNKVGDFGTFTPPKPDEPRNYGGFYTQDDIREIVAYAKANFVNVMPEIDVPGHSLAAIASYPELSCTPGADQYHVRSGERIMNFSGGLTALVDNTLCPANERVYTFLDKVVGEMAPLFPFPYMHMGGDECAKNFWEQSDSVKALMQREGLKDMEQVQSYFEKRLEKIVESKGKKFMGWDEIIEGGLGPNAAVMSWRNQKAGMDAAKMGHEVVMTPTAFTYLDYMQSDRVTEPHVYASLRLNKTYEFDPVPADTVDSKLIMGGQANLWTEQIYNFRQVEYMLWPRAMAVSESVWSAKGSKNWTDFFGRVEKHFTRLDDAEIKYSPAVYDPAFSPSIAPGNQLRVELSTEIPGLDIYYSFDNSYPDKFYPRYTMPLIVPKDAGLMRVITYRGGKPIGRMISMPISELNTRAKRVPTP comes from the coding sequence ATGAAGAGATTTTTTACCTTAGCTTTTTCCGGTTTGATCAGCCTGACTGCTGTTGCACAGCCTAAGCCGGCTATTATTCCCAAGCCTGTAAAAATGGTGACTAAACCGGGGAGTTTTACGCTGCCCAAAACGTTCACCATCTGCGCACCGGCCAAGGCGGCAGATGCATCTGCCTATTTGTTTAAACGGCTGATGGCGGCGGGTTTCAAGGTAAGCGTAAAGCCCGGCGCCACGGGCCCGGTAAAAATGATGTTGCTGACCAAGAGCGATCCGGTTATCGGCACCGAAGGGTATTATCTGACCAGTACAGCTCAAGGCGTGGTTATTAAAGCTAATGAGTCTGCCGGTTTGTTTTATGGCGCCCAAACGCTGATGCAACTGCTGCCAGCCGCGGTGCAAGGCACAGAAAGCGCATCTGACGTAAAATGGACTATCCCTCACGTACAGATCACCGATTACCCGCGCTTTGCCTGGCGGGGACTGATGTTTGACGTGGTGCGCCATTATTTTACCAAAGCCGAGATTAAGCGTTTTATTGATGAGATGGTGCAATACAAATTTAACGTGCTGCACCTGCACCTGGCTGATGATGAGGGCTGGCGCATTGAGATCAAAAGTTTACCAAAACTTACGCAAATTGGTGCCTGGCGGGTAAACAAGGTAGGTGATTTTGGCACCTTCACTCCACCTAAACCAGATGAGCCACGCAATTATGGCGGTTTTTATACACAGGATGATATTCGTGAAATTGTGGCCTATGCCAAGGCAAATTTTGTAAATGTAATGCCGGAGATTGACGTCCCCGGCCATAGTCTGGCGGCCATTGCCTCCTACCCCGAGCTATCTTGTACCCCTGGTGCCGACCAATACCATGTGCGCTCTGGTGAGCGGATCATGAACTTTAGCGGCGGATTAACCGCATTGGTAGATAATACCCTTTGCCCGGCTAATGAGCGTGTCTATACTTTCCTGGATAAAGTGGTGGGCGAAATGGCGCCGTTGTTCCCCTTCCCTTACATGCACATGGGGGGCGATGAGTGCGCCAAAAACTTCTGGGAACAAAGCGACTCGGTAAAAGCCCTGATGCAGCGCGAAGGCCTTAAAGATATGGAGCAGGTGCAGAGCTATTTTGAAAAAAGGCTGGAAAAGATAGTAGAATCAAAAGGCAAGAAATTTATGGGCTGGGACGAGATTATTGAAGGTGGCCTTGGCCCTAACGCCGCGGTAATGAGCTGGCGTAATCAGAAAGCCGGTATGGACGCCGCCAAAATGGGGCACGAGGTGGTGATGACCCCTACGGCCTTTACTTACCTGGATTACATGCAATCAGACCGGGTAACTGAGCCGCATGTGTACGCATCGCTCCGCCTTAATAAAACGTATGAGTTTGACCCTGTGCCGGCTGATACGGTGGATTCAAAATTAATTATGGGCGGCCAGGCCAATTTGTGGACCGAACAGATCTACAACTTCCGTCAGGTAGAATACATGCTTTGGCCAAGGGCCATGGCGGTGTCAGAGTCTGTATGGTCTGCCAAAGGGAGTAAGAACTGGACTGATTTTTTTGGACGTGTAGAAAAACATTTTACCCGTTTGGATGATGCCGAAATTAAATACTCACCGGCGGTTTATGACCCGGCATTTAGTCCGTCTATTGCCCCTGGTAACCAGTTGCGTGTAGAGTTGAGCACCGAGATACCGGGACTGGATATTTATTACAGCTTTGACAACTCTTACCCTGATAAATTTTACCCGAGATATACGATGCCCCTCATCGTGCCCAAAGATGCTGGCCTGATGCGGGTGATTACCTATCGCGGCGGCAAACCTATTGGCAGGATGATTTCCATGCCGATTAGCGAGTTGAATACAAGGGCGAAAAGAGTGCCGACACCGTAA
- a CDS encoding RagB/SusD family nutrient uptake outer membrane protein — translation MKKIFKYLSFGAVAAMAFAGCKNSFVDVTPVGTALEGNYYKDQTEAFNGLVAVYDVVGWQGGGFVTKENAMDAGSDDQLAGGGSATDISDLQLFSNYTLTPAAGPQGELWKAGFSGVFRANILLSKLPGVPMDAALKSRYASEAKALRAYFYFDLVRLFKNVPLILSPIPADQVYNVEQAAPTAVYQQIEKDLTDAAADSNLPNIIANVSTDGGRLTKGAVHALLGKVYLQEQKFAQAATELAQVNGTPGQQNATYGYKLLPNFADLWKVSNKFNSESILEVTHSSTSAGGWSCIACTEGNVLNILTAPRGYAAIKPDAPDYIAGYGFCIVTPDLYNTMHFDPRFKSTIADLDSMKKAGAANYSESYMNTGYFLAKFAGHQADKTKGAGAPELNYPQDIYEIRLADTYLMEAEALIRGNGDLTRAAALMTAVHSRAYNDGTSHPIAATFDNLKRERRVELAGEGHRWFDLVRWGDAPNALKSRGFAAGKNEILPIPLSELSNTKIKQSKEWGGSL, via the coding sequence ATGAAAAAGATATTCAAATATTTATCATTTGGCGCTGTTGCAGCAATGGCTTTTGCCGGCTGCAAAAACAGCTTTGTAGATGTGACGCCCGTAGGCACCGCCTTAGAAGGCAACTATTATAAAGACCAAACCGAAGCATTTAACGGCCTGGTTGCCGTGTATGATGTGGTGGGCTGGCAGGGTGGTGGCTTTGTAACCAAAGAGAATGCCATGGACGCTGGCTCAGACGATCAGTTGGCCGGCGGCGGCAGCGCGACAGATATTAGCGATTTGCAGCTGTTCTCTAACTATACCCTTACCCCGGCGGCCGGTCCGCAGGGTGAGTTGTGGAAAGCCGGTTTCTCAGGCGTGTTCCGTGCCAATATCCTGCTGTCAAAATTGCCGGGTGTGCCGATGGATGCCGCTTTGAAAAGCCGCTATGCCTCAGAAGCTAAAGCACTGCGTGCTTACTTTTATTTTGACCTGGTGCGTCTGTTTAAAAATGTGCCGCTGATTCTCTCTCCTATTCCTGCAGATCAGGTTTACAACGTTGAACAAGCCGCTCCAACGGCTGTTTACCAACAGATTGAGAAAGATTTAACCGATGCAGCAGCCGATAGTAACCTGCCAAACATTATTGCCAATGTTAGTACCGATGGCGGCCGCTTAACCAAAGGTGCCGTGCATGCCTTGCTGGGCAAAGTGTATTTGCAGGAGCAGAAATTTGCACAGGCAGCTACAGAACTGGCACAGGTTAACGGTACCCCGGGCCAGCAAAATGCTACCTATGGTTATAAGCTGCTGCCCAATTTTGCCGACTTGTGGAAGGTGAGCAACAAGTTTAACAGCGAGTCTATCCTGGAGGTGACGCACTCATCAACCAGTGCCGGTGGCTGGAGCTGTATTGCCTGTACCGAGGGCAACGTGCTTAACATCCTGACCGCGCCACGTGGCTACGCCGCAATTAAACCAGACGCGCCAGATTACATTGCCGGTTATGGATTCTGTATCGTAACGCCCGATCTGTACAACACCATGCACTTTGATCCACGCTTTAAATCAACCATTGCCGACCTGGATAGTATGAAGAAAGCCGGTGCAGCTAATTATTCAGAATCTTACATGAATACCGGCTATTTCCTGGCCAAGTTTGCCGGTCATCAGGCTGATAAAACCAAAGGCGCCGGTGCGCCGGAGCTAAATTATCCGCAGGATATCTATGAGATCCGCCTGGCCGATACTTACCTGATGGAGGCCGAAGCGCTGATAAGAGGTAATGGCGATTTAACCCGTGCTGCGGCTTTGATGACTGCTGTCCACAGTCGTGCTTATAACGATGGTACATCGCACCCCATCGCAGCCACTTTTGATAACCTGAAGCGCGAACGCCGTGTAGAGCTGGCAGGCGAAGGCCATCGTTGGTTTGACCTGGTGCGCTGGGGCGATGCTCCAAACGCCTTGAAGTCGCGCGGCTTTGCGGCTGGTAAGAACGAGATTCTGCCTATTCCGCTTTCCGAGCTGAGCAACACCAAAATCAAACAGAGCAAAGAGTGGGGCGGATCGCTTTAA